ATAACCAGTACCACAAGAAGGATTGTATTGACGGGCTTTGCAACATATGTGGAGAACAGAAGATGAGAACTCATCTAAAGGACGTGACCAACAAATATGGGGTATACTATTATGTATGGGCCGTCACtgacaacaaagaaaaaaagaaaggccTCATTCTCAAAAGTTCGAACAGCAACACTTTAATTGATGAATTGTGTTCTGAGATTTTATTCctgaaaaaacatttatttattgccCATTGGGAATTAGGTCAATTCCAGAATATTTCACAGCACCCACCTGTAAACTGTGTGATTGCAGTGCTAGACTTTGGACGTAACTATGTTTGTGAGTTTCAAGATGAACCACAGTTTCTCTACTGGATTCATACTCAAATAACAGTACACCCTGTGGTGTGTTATTACAAGTGTAATGAGAAAGGATGCAATAGTACAGTTAAGGAAGATGTTGTGTTTTTAAGTGAAGATATTCGCCATGATGCACACGCAGTTAATtggtttgaaaataaaactattgaacatttaaaagagaaaaatattcagTGTGACACATTGTTTGAATTTACAGATGGGTGTTCATCACAGTATAAGAGCAAAATTCCCTTCAGTCATATTTGTAACTCAAATGTGAAAATTCATAGATCTTACTTTGGAAGTCGTCATGGCAAAGGACCTGGTGACCAGGTAGTGGCAGTTGTGAAATCAAAGCTTAGTAGAGCAGTGAAATCAAACCAAGCAGTCATAAGTAATGCAGAAAGTGCTGTTCATTTTCTTACAAAGAATAGCAAAGATGAGAAGGAAGCTCATCAACACCATAGGACACACTATATTTTAGTAGGAAAGACAGAAATAGACCATGATAAAAGCTTTAATTGTAAAACAGTGCCAGGAACACAAAAAATACACAGTATCAAAGGTCTTACAGATGATCCAAATATGATCAAGACCAGAAATTTGACTTGCTTTTGTGAAGAATGTTTGCTTGAAAATTATAATTGTTGTACCAACAAAGCATATGTGGATGAATGGAAAGTGACAAGATTAATGCAAGCTGGAAATGAACAAGACCAATGTAAACCTAAGAAAGGActgaaaagaaacaaaagacaaacagtgaacaaaaaagtcaaaacaaaacagaatacCACAACAGATGGCGTTGATGCAGCTGGTATGGTGACACCAGATGGTGTTGAGACAGTGGATGAGGTTGAGACAGTGGATGGTGTTGAGACAGTGGATGGTGTTGAGACAGTGGATGAGGTTGAGACAGTGGATGAGGTTGAGACAGTGGATGAGGTTGAGACAGTGGATTGTGTTGAGACACCGGATGGTGTTGAAACATTAGATAAGGTTTGGATACAGGATGGTGTTAGCAAAACAttagttgttgattatatagtTTTCCCAGATCTGTATGAACAGTTAAATTCATGCACTCATTATGAACAGGTTGAAGATCTTGTTAGAGATGTAGGTAAACTTCCTCCAGTGACAAACCAGCAAGACATATATATTGTGTCTCACAAGCGTGAAATAGACAAAGGTTCATTGCCACTTGTAACAGGAGAATATATGGATAAGGGATTTTATCCAACAACTATTTATGGGGATGGAAATTGTTTGGCACGTTGTGCAAGTTTAATTGCATATGGAACAGAAGAACACTTCAAGGAAATGAGAATTAGAATAGTGTTTGAGCTAGTACAGCAGAAGCAAAAATACCTTGATGACCATTATTTGGAGAGAGGTGGAACCAGAAAAAGGGATATAGCAAAGCAATATGCAATGTTTTCGCCATTTTATATGGTTCAACACTTATCAAAGCACAACATTGAGTCCATATTTGAGCAAGAGGTTCTAAGTGTCGCCCATCATGCGGCTTATATGGGTATTTGGCAAATGGCAGCAATTTCCAATGCGTTACTCAGAGAGGTTGTCTCAGTGTATCCAGTGTATGCTGGACTAACCATCAGAAAGGACCTTCATAGACACTTTTTTCCATTCAAGCAGACATACAATACAGACCTACTTCCAGCACATATTATGTGGACAAACACAGGAGGAATTGACGATAAACCTTCAGAATGGGTGCCAAATCACTTTGTTGTACTTTTGCAAATGGAAAAACCAAAAGAACCATTTGACGATGATTTAGTTGTTTTGGAAGAACAAAGCACACCAGATTTATCAATGGATTTATTTGGTTCTGATCTGATAAGCAGTGTATTTGGAAATATTCTAGAAATGACATATGACATTGATAGTATGGATAAAGACGTTGGTGCAGTAAATGATATTGGTACAGAAAATATGACAGTTAATGGTATAGAAAAAGCAGATGGATTGAAGACAACAAAGATATCCGATGGCATGGAGACAACAGAGACATCAGATAGCTTAGAGACAACAGAGAAAGCAGATGGTATGGAGACAACAGAGAAAGCAGATGTCTTGGAGACAACAGCGAAAGCAGAAGGCATGGAGACAACAGAGAAAGCAGAAGACATGGAGACAACATATAAAGCAGATGGCATGGAAACAACAGAGAACGCAGATGTCTTGGAGACAACAGAGACAGCAGATGGCATGGAGATAACAGAGAAAGCAGAAAGCTTAGAGACAACAGAGAAAGTATATGGTATGGAGACAACAGAGAAAGCAGATGTCTTGGAGACAACAGAAAAAGTAGATGGTATGGAGACACCAGCGAAAGCAGAAGGCATGGAGACAACAGAGATATATGATAGCTTTAAGACAACAGAGAATTCAGATGGCTTGATGACAACAGAGAAAGCAGTTGGTATGATGTCTTCAGAGAAAGTAGATGGGTTAGAGATAATTGAGAAAACAGATGGCTTGGAGACAACAGAGGAAGCAGATGGCCTGGAGACAACAGAGAAATCAGATGGCTTGTTGACAACAGAGAGAGTAGATGGTATGGAGACAATAAAGAGAGTATATGGCATGGTGACTCCAGAGAAAGCAGATGGCATGATGACTCCAGAGAAAGTACGTGGCTTTGGGACAACAGCGGAAGTAGATGGGCTGGAGACAACAGAGAAATCAGATGGCTTGTTGACAACAGAGAGAGTAGATGGTATGGAGGCAATAGAGAGAGTAAATGGCAAGGCGACTCCAGAGAAAGCAGATGGCATGATGACTCAAGAGAAAGTACATGGCTTTGGGACAACAGAGAAAGCAGGTGGCTTGTTAACAACAGGGAAGTCAGATGGTATGGAGACAACAGAGAAAGCAGATGGCATGGTGACTCCAGAGATAGCAGATGGCATGGTGACTCCAGAGAAAGTAGATGGCTTGGAGACAACAGAGAAATCAGATGGCTTGGAGACAACAGAGAAATCAGATGGTATGGAGACAACAGAGGAAGCAAATGGTGTGGAGACAACAGAGAAAGTAGATGGCATGGTGACCCCAGGGAAAGCAGATGGCATGGTGACTCCAGAGAAAGTAGATGGCTTGGAGACAACAGACAAAGCAGATTGCAAAAGGTAAGGGAATattattctttattaattttgatattgttgaaatgaagttttatttgaaaaaaaatttgtaaacttCTCtcctttttgatttgttttaatatttgtgtgaTATATTATTTAACTGAAATGGTatgtcaagtttttttttataataattatgttaTGAATTTAGGCTAATGCATCATGATGTGGGAAATTTCGTGTTGGTGAAACTTCAATgtggacaaaaaaaaacacagaatttTGTTGCTGAGGTAAAAAGGttctttgttattgttatttgtttattgtgTTTCGTTGATGttctttctcttttatttttcttGCAGATTAATTATTGACATCAATCACATTTGGTGTCCTTTGTTATTGCATGTTTCAGATTTAAGTTTTAATACTCATGTTTGGTACAGTGATAATAGGTGAGCCTATTGTTTAGTCTTATTGGACTTTATTTGTCATTACTGATGTTTTATCTAAATCTTGCTGACTAATTAACTGATTACACATGTTCtcaataatttgattttgttttggtttGGACTAAAATGTCAGTCTTTAAACAAGttaagtttttttataaaagtcttacacatcaactttttttattttgtttaaattacatCTTTCGTCTTTTTTCCAGATCGTTGATATTGTTGAGGGAGAATATATACTGCGATACATGCAGAAGTGTAAATATGGTTACAAGTGGCCAGCGAGGGAAGATTCATCACAGGAACCTGAGGAACATATTGTTCAAAGACTCGCTAAACCAAATACGactgaaaaaaacaacaagacaTTCTTTcactttaaatttgataattaaatgttttcattcatttgacttactATGTTTACTGGTAACACAGTGTCACAATTGCTTGAATAGTCCataattgtttattattattaatggGTGTAGTAGTAAAAAATGTGGTAACACCAAAATATATCCTTTCAACATTATTCTATCATTCAAGTTAGTTCTTTTTGTTGGCGTTTCTTATTGTTGTCCTTGGTTTTTGATGGCCCTTTTGTGTTTGCAGCTCCAATACACAAGTGAATGTGTACCATTCAATATGTGTTATGTTTGGTACTATTGCCTCAAGTGCAAAAGCTCAAACTTTTGAGCCTaggttggaaaataaaattagtatttgCCACACGTGAACTATCATGGTAAAAAACTTGATAATGTCGATCTAGTATAAAggtggtattttgtttatttgctttCATCCATCCTTCATTGCCACTATACCCATTGTTTTTTGCTGAGGTCTCATAAAGCTAATATGGTAAACATGTTGATTGATTCGGCAAGCTTATTTTTCTATATTCACATACACTTAACATTTCATGGGCAAAAATCAATACCTAGTcatcttttttttctctgtttgtgCTAAAAACCGCATGATGGGTATTGTACTTTGTTTGTATACCACATTTGGCAATAGAAAATATCTCAACACTAAGTATAGTtcaaatataacaatgaaaatactaaaaaaaggtAACAGACGTTGTGTTTTGACATCACGTCTGTTATATTGCCAAACGTAACATAGGTTACTATTTTGTATGAAATAGTTGGGTTTCTGCAGACTTTTCTTTAGcttatattaaacattttacagAAACATTTCTTAACTTTTCAGATTCACTTATTTCATCAGTTAATCAACAGTAATACTCATTATAAGTATAACAATGTAGATGAAGTATGACCACACTACCAGCACAATGTCAACAGATAAAAGTAGACGTCTATGGttgaaaaatattaacaaaaatgcacaataaatgtttcatttatgTTGGAAATTGCTAGTCATCATCATTTGATAGAGATTTATTCTTCTGATTTGAATAGAAACTGAATATTGATCGGTCAAGTAACGTGCGTTACCTTTCAACCACTATAATGAAAATGCTGTTTTAATGCCCCAAAACGGTATAAGTTATGTTCCTAACAACGTagtttaattatttatatattaatcttacaggctgcacaaaaaaaataaagatatgctACGCTTTAAAATTTGGACATCTTTCACAATAGATATACACTGTACTGTGGAATGtctcatatacatgatatacttttttttgaagaaaattttttaatttaaaagaaaaatttacttttttataaattgtttgctTGACATTCTTTTTCTAGTCATGAAAATGCCGTTTTTCATACCTGAACTTCACACCACATGACTACAGACAGCTGATACATGTATCaccattaaaaaattaaattgaattaattctTATATAACATTGTTGATTACATTTTCAGTATGAGTGCAGTGTTgattacattttctttttttttttttttttttttttaaatcatacatactttattgaaaactttcacatttgttagtttgatacagaaagtaccggtaccttatcccggcctcgttaaacattagattgtatatttagaaaaattgttaGTAATTGTTAGtactcaaaattacaaaatatatatacagtactcaaaattacaaaatatatatacagtatattacatgtatatatatatatatattgtgtatcaattatttcaatattgatcaataaagtgagaattttatttaagagagaatgtgagaagagaagagaaaataataaataattaaaacacaaatacaaaacaaaaaacaaaaaataaaaactagagaaaaaaaaataaaaataaaaaatagaaagtcCTTGAAATTTGGAATTTGGCAGCAGTATTTTTTTTGGCAACATTAAATAGATTTGGCAAAGTTGGTTTTCCATtgtaaataattcatacaaacacaaaatagaTATTAGAGAATGTATATGCATTTTAggcacaaaacaagaacaaaagacaataaacaacatataacagtatattaaataaaaacatatatgatgGTGTGAAAAGGctaaaataaaatgcacaatAACATTACATAGGGTAATGCTAATTAAGTTGCTTAAGTGTAAATTATTCTAATAATGGAAGCCAGGGGTCCCAGTAGAGGTTGGCAATTTGAAGaggctttgttttaaaaaatatattcttttctagTATTAGATTTTCTTTTAGATAGTTTTTCAGCCCTGCAAAATTTACTTGATTTTCACACAGTTTTGTTCTATAGATGaagaattttgataaaagtattattaagttttttattttattattttctgtttttcctaaatttccaaataaaattatatccatgttaaatggaataattatttgtgtttggttataaatccAGTCCATGAGTCTTATCCACAGATCTGCTATTTTATGGCATGTCCAAAATATGTGTTCAATATCTTCAGTAACTTCACTGCAGAAAGTACATTTAtcgctttgttttatttttatcttaaataaaaatttatttgtgcccaatattctgtgtattattctatattggaaccagTGGAGTTTTGAGCTTTTTGTGGAGTAAAAAGACATATTATGCACagttttccaatcaaaatttttgtTGAGTGTTAAGGACCATTTTTCTTCACATCTAAGTTTAGTActgcttttttcaaataaaacattatacatatctttcgagccttttcttgataaaaaaaatattcttatattatttGGCATAATTGGTCCTAGTGTTTTATAACAATTGTTTAtggatatatagttttttaaagcctttttatatgattttattga
The window above is part of the Mytilus edulis chromosome 6, xbMytEdul2.2, whole genome shotgun sequence genome. Proteins encoded here:
- the LOC139528669 gene encoding uncharacterized protein, producing the protein MASNFLRMEMRPRKEKPAEEEGCMHVPKLSNAEKQKRYRENLKLRPDYLEIKKKNAEQAKENRLKEKTETEIEQIKEGNRIRAKRHREKQKALGIEKKRIKPKTRQKILEQREYWRIKKQDSRSRSSCQKKRRVKEKDRMRKMSQNKKTRTKPANGNSVFSSPSAEEKATQRVKQYLPKCAEKMARVVMNIISNASPKKHAALARVGITTQKKRKVETYCFNNIKRQIFRLNSSNKKSEKTLRRALVSACIQSKVKSAKNVSRHLGIKWSYLNKCSELNMLNEYKVRSDKIPEEITEDVKDFFLHPQISTPLPDKRLVNKDGKAAHIMHRSLLDTFQIYKEKNPSVKLGKSKFASLRPKNVKTFCDQQLQQCLCEYCLNVELKLKTVNKLIGRSCENAEELKIKDKYCAVNIVMCPKGDNQYHKKDCIDGLCNICGEQKMRTHLKDVTNKYGVYYYVWAVTDNKEKKKGLILKSSNSNTLIDELCSEILFLKKHLFIAHWELGQFQNISQHPPVNCVIAVLDFGRNYVCEFQDEPQFLYWIHTQITVHPVVCYYKCNEKGCNSTVKEDVVFLSEDIRHDAHAVNWFENKTIEHLKEKNIQCDTLFEFTDGCSSQYKSKIPFSHICNSNVKIHRSYFGSRHGKGPGDQVVAVVKSKLSRAVKSNQAVISNAESAVHFLTKNSKDEKEAHQHHRTHYILVGKTEIDHDKSFNCKTVPGTQKIHSIKGLTDDPNMIKTRNLTCFCEECLLENYNCCTNKAYVDEWKVTRLMQAGNEQDQCKPKKGLKRNKRQTVNKKVKTKQNTTTDGVDAAGMVTPDGVETVDEVETVDGVETVDGVETVDEVETVDEVETVDEVETVDCVETPDGVETLDKVWIQDGVSKTLVVDYIVFPDLYEQLNSCTHYEQVEDLVRDVGKLPPVTNQQDIYIVSHKREIDKGSLPLVTGEYMDKGFYPTTIYGDGNCLARCASLIAYGTEEHFKEMRIRIVFELVQQKQKYLDDHYLERGGTRKRDIAKQYAMFSPFYMVQHLSKHNIESIFEQEVLSVAHHAAYMGIWQMAAISNALLREVVSVYPVYAGLTIRKDLHRHFFPFKQTYNTDLLPAHIMWTNTGGIDDKPSEWVPNHFVVLLQMEKPKEPFDDDLVVLEEQSTPDLSMDLFGSDLISSVFGNILEMTYDIDSMDKDVGAVNDIGTENMTVNGIEKADGLKTTKISDGMETTETSDSLETTEKADGMETTEKADVLETTAKAEGMETTEKAEDMETTYKADGMETTENADVLETTETADGMEITEKAESLETTEKVYGMETTEKADVLETTEKVDGMETPAKAEGMETTEIYDSFKTTENSDGLMTTEKAVGMMSSEKVDGLEIIEKTDGLETTEEADGLETTEKSDGLLTTERVDGMETIKRVYGMVTPEKADGMMTPEKVRGFGTTAEVDGLETTEKSDGLLTTERVDGMEAIERVNGKATPEKADGMMTQEKVHGFGTTEKAGGLLTTGKSDGMETTEKADGMVTPEIADGMVTPEKVDGLETTEKSDGLETTEKSDGMETTEEANGVETTEKVDGMVTPGKADGMVTPEKVDGLETTDKADCKR